The Ensifer adhaerens genome contains a region encoding:
- the tolQ gene encoding protein TolQ — MEQVGLAAATHDVSLWSLFMQAGFVVKLVMLGLVAASVWTWAIVVDKTLNYGRVRRQLDSFEQVFWSGQSLEELYRTLADRQTAGMGAIFVSAMREWKKSFERGARSPIGLQMRIDRAMDVTLARESESLEARLGSLATIGSAAPFIGLFGTVVGIMTSFQAIAGSKSTNLAVVAPGIAEALLATAIGLLAAIPAVIAYNKFSADAGKLSARMEAFADEFSAILSRQIDEKLQNPRQAAQ; from the coding sequence ATGGAACAGGTTGGATTGGCCGCGGCAACACACGATGTGAGCCTTTGGTCGCTATTCATGCAAGCGGGCTTCGTCGTGAAGCTGGTCATGCTGGGGCTGGTCGCAGCCTCCGTCTGGACCTGGGCGATCGTCGTCGACAAGACGCTGAACTACGGCCGCGTCCGCCGCCAGCTCGACAGCTTCGAGCAGGTGTTCTGGTCCGGCCAGTCGCTGGAAGAACTCTACCGCACGCTCGCCGACCGCCAGACGGCCGGCATGGGTGCGATCTTCGTGTCCGCCATGCGCGAATGGAAGAAGAGCTTCGAGCGCGGCGCCCGTTCGCCGATCGGCCTGCAGATGCGTATCGACCGCGCCATGGACGTGACGCTCGCCCGGGAATCGGAATCGCTGGAAGCCCGTCTCGGCTCGCTCGCGACCATCGGTTCGGCCGCCCCGTTCATCGGCCTTTTCGGTACGGTCGTCGGTATCATGACCTCGTTCCAGGCGATCGCCGGTTCGAAGTCGACCAACCTTGCGGTCGTGGCGCCCGGTATCGCCGAAGCACTGCTCGCCACCGCGATCGGCCTGCTCGCCGCTATCCCCGCGGTTATCGCCTACAACAAGTTCTCGGCCGACGCCGGCAAGCTGTCGGCACGCATGGAAGCTTTCGCCGACGAATTCTCCGCCATCCTGTCGCGGCAGATCGACGAGAAGCTGCAGAACCCGCGCCAGGCCGCGCAGTAA
- the tolR gene encoding protein TolR — MGMSVGGAKGSGGGRRRRGGKKAMMSEINVTPFVDVMLVLLIIFMVAAPMMTVGVPIDLPETQAKALNSDTQPITVSVNPAGEIYLQETAIAIDEVVPKLEAIATTGYNERIYVRGDTNADYGTVMKVMARISAAGFKNLGLVTLQEQEK; from the coding sequence ATGGGTATGTCGGTTGGCGGAGCCAAGGGTTCGGGTGGCGGACGTCGTCGCCGCGGCGGCAAGAAAGCCATGATGAGCGAGATCAACGTGACGCCGTTCGTCGACGTCATGCTCGTGCTCCTGATCATCTTCATGGTGGCAGCACCGATGATGACGGTCGGCGTGCCGATCGATCTGCCGGAAACGCAGGCAAAGGCGCTCAATTCCGATACGCAGCCGATCACTGTCTCGGTCAACCCGGCAGGCGAGATCTACCTGCAGGAAACCGCGATCGCCATCGACGAAGTGGTGCCGAAGCTCGAGGCGATCGCCACCACCGGCTACAACGAGCGCATCTATGTGCGCGGTGACACCAATGCCGACTACGGCACGGTCATGAAGGTCATGGCCCGCATCTCGGCCGCCGGTTTCAAGAACCTCGGCCTCGTCACGCTGCAAGAACAGGAAAAGTGA